The proteins below come from a single Eucalyptus grandis isolate ANBG69807.140 chromosome 3, ASM1654582v1, whole genome shotgun sequence genomic window:
- the LOC104437473 gene encoding cell division cycle 20.2, cofactor of APC complex produces the protein MASPGEEWSLDLLQEYLQKKNSRENLDRFIPNRSAMDFDYARSLLTGGKKWKEKSAVMSASSEAYQKLLAEALDMNRSRILAFKNKPPTPEELIPKSWLSPTAYQSKFIKPCRWIPKTCQRMLDAPNILDDYNLNLLDWGANNLVVIALSETVYLWNASNGSTTELATFNNEEGPVTSVSWAPDGQSIAIGLQNSHVQLWDSSAQRQLRTLRGGHRLRVGSLAWNNHVLTTGGMDCMVINNDVRLRSHIVGTYRGHHQEVCGLKWSPSGKQLASGGNDNLLYLWDRSRASLSSSTQWLHKIEAHTTTVKALAWCPFQANLLASGGSDRCVKFWNTCTGTCLNSVDTGSQVCALLWSKRERELLSSHGPAENQLILWKYPSMRRMAELSGHTSRVLFLAQSPDECKVASAAADERLMFWQVFGIPEVAKPTPKTSSEPFALWHGIR, from the exons ATGGCTTCACCGGGCGAGGAGTGGTCGCTGGATCTTCTCCAGGAATACCTTCAGAAGAAGAATTCTCGAGAAAAC TTGGATAGATTCATCCCGAACCGCTCAGCTATGGACTTCGACTACGCTCGTTCTCTCTTGACTGGAGGGAAGAAGTGGAAGGAGAAGTCTGCGGTGATGTCAGCATCAAGTGAGGCGTACCAGAAGCTTCTCGCAGAGGCACTTGACATGAACCGAAGTCGAATCCTGGCCTTCAAGAACAAGCCACCGACCCCAGAAGAGCTAATCCCAAAAAGCTGGCTCTCCCCCACTGCTTACCAGTCTAAATTCATCAAGCCCTGTCGATGGATACCCAAG ACCTGCCAGAGGATGCTGGATGCTCCTAACATATTGGATGATTATAATTTGAACTTGCTGGACTGGGGTGCCAACAACCTGGTAGTGATTGCTCTTTCCGAAACGGTGTACTTGTGGAATGCCTCCAACGGCTCTACTACAGAACTGGCGACCTTCAATAATGAGGAGGGTCCTGTCACGAGCGTGAGCTGGGCTCCTGATGGTCAGAGTATTGCCATTGGCTTACAAAATTCTCATGTCCAGCTCTGGGATTCCTCTGCTCAAAGACAG CTGAGAACTTTAAGAGGAGGCCATCGACTCCGAGTTGGTTCCTTGGCCTGGAACAATCACGTCCTCACTACAGGAGGCATGGACTGTATGGTCATCAACAATGATGTGAGACTCAGATCCCACATTGTTGGAACCTACAGGGGGCATCACCAGGAAGTCTGCGGCCTGAAATGGTCGCCCTCGGGAAAACAGCTGGCTAGCGGAGGAAATGACAATCTCCTTTACTTGTGGGACAGATCTAGAGCCTCTTTGAGTTCCAGCACTCAGTGGCTTCACAAGATTGAAGCCCACACAACCACTGTGAAAGCCCTTGCTTGGTGCCCATTTCAGGCGAATTTACTGGCCTCGGGAGGGAGCGACCGATGTGTTAAATTTTGGAACACATGCACGGGCACGTGTCTGAATTCAGTGGACACCGGTTCTCAGGTGTGTGCACTGTTGTGGAGCAAGAGGGAGAGGGAATTGCTAAGCTCTCACGGGCCTGCTGAGAACCAGCTCATTCTCTGGAAATATCCTTCTATGCGAAGGATGGCAGAGCTAAGTGGACACACATCTAGAGTTCTGTTCCTGGCACAG AGTCCGGATGAATGCAAGGTGGCATCTGCAGCAGCAGATGAAAGATTAATGTTTTGGCAAGTGTTTGGGATACCAGAAGTGGCTAAGCCCACACCCAAAACCTCTTCTGAGCCATTTGCCCTTTGGCACGGTATCCGTTGA
- the LOC104437393 gene encoding casein kinase 1-like protein HD16 has product MENLMRITKGNKVMDLLGPSLQPRFVNNFPNVPLEAIAYIAVEVISILEKLHFGGYIHGDIILGKFLLGPPGTPEERRLFLTDLGLVTRWRDPTIGSHVKYYQTPDDIGFEQNDVSISCLPV; this is encoded by the exons ATGGAAAATCTAATGAGGATTACAAAGGGCAACAAG GTCATGGATTTGCTCGGACCCAGTTTACAACCCCGTTTCGTCAACAACTTCCCAAA CGTGCCATTGGAAGCAATTGCATATATTGCCGTCGAAGTAATCTCTATACTTGAGAAGCTACACTTTGGAGG GTACATCCATGGTGACATAATACTAGGTAAATTTTTGCTTGGTCCTCCAGGAACTCCTGAAGAGAGGAGACTGTTTCTGACCGACCTAGGATTAG TCACAAGATGGCGGGATCCCACCATTGGTTCACATGTCAAGTACTACCAAACTCCAGATGATATCGGGTTCGAACAAAATGATGTTAGTATATCTTGCCTACCTGTGTAA
- the LOC104439612 gene encoding cell division cycle 20.1, cofactor of APC complex-like has protein sequence MGEEEVAVVEEDQDLERIILLVSGNGFVNSEYDDGGWDHNQGHAKGLVEEEDMVFVAANGEDTMDLMLINSRTEDTTKKHLLRTALDRFIPNRSAMDFDYAHSLLTGGKKWKEKSAVMSASSEAYQKHLAEALDMNRSRILAFKNKPPTPVGLIPKSWLSPTAYRSKFIKPCLPEDARFPNISDDYNLNLLDWGANDVVAIALSETVYLWNASNGSITEQVTFNNEEGPVTSVSGAPDGQRIAIGLQNSHVQLWDFSAQRQLRILRGGH, from the exons ATGGGCGAGGAAGAGGTCGCGGTGGTAGAGGAAGACCAAGATCTAGAG CGTATAATATTGCTCGTTTCGGGGAATGGTTTTGTGAATTCTGAGTATGATGATGGAGGTTGGGACCACAACCAAGGTCATGCCAAAGGCTTGGTCGAGGAAGAGGACATGGTTTTCGTGGCTGCAAATGGGGAGGATACAATGGACCTCATGCTGATCAACAGCAGGACAGAGGATACAACCAAGAAGCACCTGCTCAGAACTGCA TTGGACAGATTCATCCCGAACCGCTCGGCTATGGACTTCGACTACGCTCATTCTCTCTTGACTGGAGGGAAGAAGTGGAAGGAGAAGTCTGCGGTGATGTCAGCATCAAGTGAGGCGTACCAGAAGCATCTCGCAGAGGCACTTGACATGAACCGAAGTCGAATCCTGGCCTTCAAGAACAAGCCACCGACCCCAGTAGGGCTAATCCCAAAAAGCTGGCTCTCCCCCACTGCTTACCGGTCTAAATTCATCAAGCCCT GCCTGCCAGAGGATGCTAGATTCCCTAACATATCGGATGATTATAATCTGAACTTGCTGGACTGGGGTGCCAACGACGTGGTAGCGATTGCTCTTTCCGAAACGGTGTACTTGTGGAATGCCTCCAACGGCTCTATTACAGAACAGGTGACCTTCAATAATGAGGAGGGTCCTGTCACGAGCGTGAGCGGGGCTCCTGATGGTCAGCGTATTGCCATCGGCTTACAAAATTCTCATGTCCAGCTCTGGGATTTCTCTGCTCAAAGACAG CTGAGAATTTTAAGAGGAGGCCATTGA